One Setaria viridis chromosome 3, Setaria_viridis_v4.0, whole genome shotgun sequence DNA window includes the following coding sequences:
- the LOC117848279 gene encoding protein BYPASS1-LIKE has product MPATDSSSSPATPLASIGRSIRSLRRDHNQIHSFPTPHPHSDLDAADAFQRRAAKLLSDLLAPDGDLLSLAWTTRLLDAFLLCLVEFRALLFGPGADAAARPPLDRLVADFFDRAVKALDLCNAVRDGLDLVRQWRKHLAIAAAVLSASTDPTAPLGEAQIRRARKALTDLTILMLDDRDGGGGVVGQRNRSFGRASKDARPHGHGQGHHRRSSSGGSSGSGSGSHLRSLSWSVSRAWSAARQLQAIGGGLPVPRPQDITATGGLASAVYTMGAVLFIVSFALVAAIPCQDRGLQAHFSVPRNFPWSDPATTLYDRIVEESKKKDRKNSCGLLKEIHQIELCSRHLMHVTDTAEFPLPKDKDAYAQEAAQELVQVCQSLKDGLDPLERQVREMFHLIVRTRTEILDCLSRPHGAE; this is encoded by the coding sequence ATGCCGGCCACcgattcctcctcctccccggccacgCCGCTCGCCTCCATCGGCCGCTCCATCCGCTCCCTCCGCCGCGATCACAACCAGATCCACTCCTTCCCCACCCCGCACCCGCACTccgacctcgacgccgccgaTGCCTTCCAGCGCCGCGCCGCCAAACTCCTCAGCGACCTCCTCGCCCCCGATGGCGACCTCCTCTCCCTCGCCTGGACGACCCGCCTCCTCGACgccttcctcctctgcctcgtGGAGTTCCGCGCCCTCCTCTTCGGCCCCggggccgacgccgccgcccgccccccgcTCGACCGCCTCGTCGCCGACTTCTTCGACCGCGCCGTCAAGGCGCTCGACCTCTGCAACGCCGTCCGCGACGGCCTCGACCTCGTTCGCCAGTGGCGCAAGCACCTCGCCATCGCAGCCGCCGTCCTCTCGGCCTCGACCGACCCGACCGCGCCGCTCGGGGAGGCCCAGATCCGCCGCGCGCGCAAGGCGCTCACCGACCTCACCATCCTCATGCTCGACgacagggacggcggcgggggagtcGTCGGCCAGCGCAACCGCTCCTTCGGGCGCGCCAGCAAGGACGCCCGgccccacggccacggccagggacaccaccgccggagcagcagcggcgggagctctggctccggctccggctcccaTCTAAGGTCCTTGTCCTGGAGCGTGTCCCGGGCCTGGTCCGCGGCACGACAGCTGCAGGCGATCGGCGGAGGACTACCCGTGCCCCGCCCGCAGGACATCACCGCCACGGGGGGCCTTGCCTCGGCAGTCTACACCATGGGCGCCGTGCTCTTTATCGTGTCCTTTGCGCTTGTGGCCGCGATCCCCTGCCAGGACCGCGGCCTCCAGGCGCATTTCTCCGTGCCCAGGAACTTCCCCTGGTCTGACCCCGCCACCACACTCTACGACCGCATCGTCGAGGAGTCCAAGAAGAAGGACCGCAAGAACTCGTGCGGCCTGCTCAAGGAGATCCACCAGATCGAGCTCTGCTCCAGGCACCTCATGCACGTCACTGACACCGCCGAGTTCCCATTGCCCAAGGACAAGGATGCTTATGCGCAGGAGGCCGCGCAGGAGCTAGTGCAGGTGTGCCAATCGCTCAAGGACGGCCTCGACCCTCTTGAGCGGCAGGTCAGGGAGATGTTCCACCTGATTGTGCGCACCCGCACAGAAATCCTTGACTGCTTGAGTAGGCCGCATGGCGCAGAGTGA
- the LOC117848278 gene encoding tubby-like F-box protein 7 has protein sequence MSFRSMVRDLRESFGNISRRNFEVRIHHRGKSLGSSSDLQDRPVVIQQSRWASLPPELLRDVMKRLEEDESSWPSRKDVVSCASVCTTWRDMCKDIVRSPEICAKLTFPVSLKQPGPRDGVIQCFIKRDKSKLTYRLYLCLSSAVLDENGKFLLAAKRSRRTTHTDYAISMDSKNFSRSSTGYIGKLRSNFLGTKFIIYDTQPPYNAGRLCSQERAPSRRFSSRKVSPKVPIGSYPIAQVNYELNVLGTRGPRRMQCTMQSIPESAVEPGGVVPGQPKELLPRLFDESFRSTATSFSKYSIADSSMDLSSCRYSEFGGGNQQGDDNDADKERPLVLRNKAPRWHEQLQCWCLNFRGRVTVASVKNFQLIACVAQAAAAGASAPPGQTQPQASSSHDTVILQFGKVARDMFTMDYRYPLSAFQAFAICLTSFDTKLACE, from the exons ATGTCATTCCGGAGTATGGTTCGTGATTTAAGAGAAAGCTTTGGGAATATATCGAGGCGGAACTTTGAGGTGAGAATTCATCACAGAGGGAAGTCTCTTGGATCTTCAAGTGACCTGCAAGACAGGCCTGTGGTAATTCAGCAAAGCAGATGGGCTAGCCTACCTCCTGAGTTACTCCGCGATGTGATGAAAAGGTTGGAGGAAGATGAGAGTAGCTGGCCATCCCGCAAGGATGTTGTTTCTTGTGCCTCTGTTTGTACAACATGGAGGGATATGTGTAAAGATATAGTGAGAAGTCCAGAAATTTGTGCAAAGCTCACATTTCCAGTATCTCTTAAGCAG CCTGGACCCCGGGATGGAGTAATCCAATGTTTCATAAAAAGGGACAAATCAAAACTAACGTACCGTCTCTACTTGTGCCTTAGCTCTG CTGTGCTTGATGAGAACGGGAAGTTCCTACTCGCTGCCAAAAGGAGCCGGAGGACGACGCACACGGACTATGCCATTTCTATGGATTCAAAAAATTTCTCTCGATCGAGTACTGGCTACATTGGGAAGCTGAG GTCAAATTTCCTTGGAACCAAATTTATCATTTACGACACGCAGCCTCCATACAACGCTGGGAGACTTTGCTCTCAGGAACGGGCCCCCAGCCGTCGGTTCTCTTCCAGGAAAGTCTCACCGAAAGTTCCAATCGGTAGCTACCCCATTGCACAGGTGAACTATGAGCTGAATGTGCTCGGCACCCGGGGGCCAAGGCGGATGCAGTGCACTATGCAATCCATCCCAGAATCAGCAGTAGAGCCTGGCGGTGTTGTGCCTGGGCAACCGAAAGAGCTCCTCCCGAGGTTATTCGACGAGTCCTTCCGCAGCACAGCAACTTCTTTCTCCAAGTACTCCATCGCAGATAGCTCCATGGACTTGAGCAGTTGTCGGTACTCGGAGTTTGGCGGAGGAAATCAGCAAGGCGACGACAACGATGCAGACAAGGAGAGGCCCCTGGTTCTGCGCAACAAGGCGCCGAGGTGGCACGAGCAGCTGCAATGCTGGTGCCTCAACTTCCGTGGGCGTGTGACGGTGGCATCAGTCAAGAACTTCCAGCTGATAGCTTGTGTGGCACAGGCAGCCGCAGCAGGGGCTTCGGCACCTCCTGGACAGACGCAGCCCCAGGCGTCGTCAAGCCACGACACGGTGATCTTGCAATTCGGCAAAGTTGCAAGGGATATGTTCACCATGGACTACCGGTACCCGCTGTCGGCCTTCCAGGCCTTCGCCATATGTTTGACCAGCTTTGACACGAAGCTGGCCTGTGAATAG